The Sporosarcina luteola genome contains a region encoding:
- a CDS encoding sulfurtransferase TusA family protein, translated as MNVTKVLDAKGLACPMPVVRARKTMKEMETGEILEIFTTDKGSVADMTAWAKSSGHEMVDQKEDAGVFTFWIKKG; from the coding sequence ATGAACGTAACAAAAGTATTAGATGCAAAAGGGTTGGCATGCCCAATGCCGGTTGTACGTGCAAGAAAGACGATGAAGGAAATGGAGACGGGTGAAATCCTGGAAATCTTCACAACTGACAAAGGCTCAGTCGCTGATATGACAGCATGGGCAAAATCTAGCGGCCATGAAATGGTTGATCAAAAAGAAGATGCAGGCGTCTTCACATTCTGGATTAAGAAAGGCTGA
- a CDS encoding sulfite exporter TauE/SafE family protein — protein MDMTFLLTIFLIGFVGSFVSGMVGIGGSIIKYPMLLYIPPLLGIAAFSAHEVSGISAIQVFFATISGLWVYRTGGYLNKTLIIYMGSAILVGSFIGGYGSNLISEGSINLVYGILATIAAIMMFIPKKGLDDIPADQVVFNKWLAAVLAFIVGIAAGIVGAAGAFILVPIMLVVLKIPTRMTIATSLAITFISSIGSTVGKIVTDQVLYGPAAVMIVASILAAPLGAKAGQKMNTEVLQGILAVLILGTAVKIWLDF, from the coding sequence ATGGATATGACATTTCTACTAACGATTTTCCTCATCGGATTTGTAGGATCCTTCGTTTCCGGAATGGTCGGAATCGGCGGATCGATCATCAAATATCCGATGCTATTATACATTCCGCCATTACTTGGAATTGCAGCATTCTCTGCGCACGAAGTTTCAGGAATCAGTGCAATCCAAGTGTTTTTCGCGACGATATCCGGATTGTGGGTATATCGGACAGGCGGATATCTCAATAAAACGCTGATCATCTACATGGGGAGCGCGATTTTGGTCGGAAGCTTTATCGGGGGCTACGGCTCCAATTTGATTTCTGAAGGAAGCATCAACCTCGTGTACGGAATTCTTGCAACGATTGCGGCCATCATGATGTTCATCCCGAAAAAAGGATTGGATGATATTCCGGCGGATCAGGTTGTTTTCAATAAATGGCTTGCAGCCGTGCTCGCTTTCATCGTAGGGATTGCAGCTGGAATTGTTGGAGCTGCCGGCGCGTTCATTTTAGTTCCAATTATGCTTGTCGTTTTGAAAATCCCGACACGCATGACGATTGCTACTTCCCTCGCCATTACATTCATTTCATCGATCGGTTCGACGGTAGGGAAGATCGTGACAGACCAGGTGCTTTACGGTCCGGCAGCTGTCATGATTGTAGCGAGCATCCTCGCCGCGCCACTCGGGGCAAAAGCAGGACAGAAGATGAATACGGAAGTATTGCAGGGGATATTGGCAGTTTTGATTTTAGGGACCGCTGTGAAGATCTGGTTGGATTTTTGA
- a CDS encoding glycerol-3-phosphate acyltransferase, with product MTLWIIAIIICGYLVGCLHGSTVARWISGVNLKETGVKNAGASNAMIVLGKRYGALVALIDIGKGIFAVIAVRLLAGHFGLPTEYITLLLFAVGAAVIFGHNYPFHMKFNGGKGTATVIGVLFAIDWRFGLAGFILFILVAIISDILVFGVIMLYITLLAMAVWLDGYWPIVIATLLFLMAIWKHIENLKRIRKGTEPRIRTSFKKKQKHSE from the coding sequence ATGACGTTATGGATTATAGCTATCATAATTTGTGGATATTTGGTCGGCTGCCTTCATGGCTCGACAGTCGCTCGTTGGATTTCGGGGGTTAATTTGAAAGAAACCGGTGTTAAAAATGCCGGAGCGTCGAACGCGATGATCGTTCTTGGAAAACGGTATGGTGCGCTTGTTGCATTGATTGATATTGGCAAAGGCATCTTCGCGGTCATTGCTGTAAGGCTGCTAGCTGGACATTTCGGACTGCCTACGGAATACATCACTTTGTTATTATTCGCTGTCGGAGCTGCTGTTATATTCGGCCATAACTATCCGTTCCATATGAAGTTCAACGGGGGGAAAGGGACAGCAACAGTAATCGGTGTATTATTTGCGATTGACTGGCGGTTCGGACTTGCCGGGTTCATTCTATTCATTCTAGTGGCCATCATATCTGACATTCTTGTCTTTGGCGTTATCATGTTATACATCACTTTATTGGCCATGGCCGTTTGGTTAGATGGATATTGGCCAATAGTAATTGCAACCTTACTTTTCTTGATGGCAATCTGGAAGCATATCGAAAACTTGAAGCGGATTCGCAAAGGGACGGAGCCACGCATTCGCACATCATTCAAGAAAAAACAGAAGCACTCGGAATGA
- a CDS encoding O-acetylhomoserine aminocarboxypropyltransferase/cysteine synthase family protein: protein MTNKPLQPETLLLHGGQKPDPITGSRAVPIHRTTAFVFRDTEHAQNLFGLQEAGNIYTRITNPTVAVFEERVALLEGGTAAVALSSGMAAIAFSILNIAGAGDEIVAAGNLYGGTYNLFAVTLPRYGINVKFVDADEPENFRAAITDKTKAIFAETIGNPSLQVLDIEAVANIAHENEIPFLIDNTFASPYGSNPIEFGADVVIHSATKWIGGHGTTIGGVVVDAGKFDWTRGKFPGFTEPDETYNGLRYGIDTAGAAFATKLRVQLLRDFGPCLDPDSAFNFLQGLETLHLRVTRHNENAVKVAEFLQAHPSVEWVTYTGLEDHPTHENAKKYLKNGFGSIIVFGIKGGRDAGRRVIDNITLWSHVANVGDAKSLIIHPASTTHQQLSAEDLKKTGTPEELIRLSVGLESTDDIIADLKQAIEKAAPVAVR, encoded by the coding sequence ATGACAAACAAACCACTTCAACCAGAAACTCTTCTCTTACACGGAGGGCAGAAACCGGATCCAATTACAGGTTCCCGTGCTGTGCCAATCCACCGTACTACTGCATTCGTATTCCGTGATACTGAACATGCCCAAAACTTATTCGGCTTGCAAGAAGCAGGCAATATTTATACAAGAATTACGAATCCTACCGTTGCTGTCTTTGAAGAAAGGGTAGCACTCTTAGAAGGTGGAACTGCTGCAGTTGCTCTGTCTTCGGGAATGGCAGCAATCGCATTCTCCATTCTCAATATTGCGGGTGCGGGTGACGAGATTGTCGCTGCCGGCAATCTTTACGGCGGTACGTATAATCTATTCGCCGTTACGCTTCCACGCTACGGTATCAATGTGAAATTCGTGGACGCGGACGAACCTGAAAACTTCCGTGCTGCGATTACAGATAAAACGAAAGCGATTTTCGCTGAAACGATCGGAAATCCTAGCCTTCAAGTGCTCGATATCGAAGCGGTCGCAAACATTGCGCATGAAAATGAAATCCCATTCCTCATCGATAACACATTCGCATCCCCATACGGATCGAACCCAATCGAGTTTGGTGCTGACGTTGTCATTCATTCCGCAACGAAGTGGATTGGCGGCCATGGAACGACTATCGGCGGCGTCGTAGTCGACGCAGGGAAATTCGACTGGACGAGAGGGAAGTTCCCTGGCTTCACGGAGCCGGATGAAACGTACAACGGCTTGCGATACGGCATTGACACGGCGGGAGCTGCATTCGCGACGAAGCTCCGCGTCCAATTGCTCCGCGACTTCGGGCCTTGCTTGGATCCGGACAGTGCATTCAACTTCCTTCAAGGGCTGGAGACGCTCCATTTGCGTGTGACACGCCATAACGAAAATGCCGTGAAAGTCGCTGAATTCCTACAGGCTCATCCGTCTGTGGAATGGGTGACGTACACGGGTCTTGAAGATCATCCAACACATGAAAATGCAAAGAAATATTTGAAGAACGGGTTTGGTTCTATCATCGTCTTCGGAATTAAAGGTGGCCGTGACGCAGGACGCAGAGTGATTGACAATATTACGCTATGGTCGCATGTTGCGAACGTAGGGGATGCAAAATCGCTTATCATCCATCCTGCATCAACGACGCACCAGCAATTGTCTGCGGAGGACTTGAAAAAGACAGGAACGCCAGAGGAATTGATCCGTCTGTCTGTCGGACTGGAGTCTACTGATGATATTATTGCGGACCTTAAGCAGGCGATTGAGAAAGCGGCGCCTGTCGCAGTTCGCTAA
- a CDS encoding homoserine dehydrogenase — MPSIKVAILGFGTVGEGVYRILQEKREEIKKSTGFTVDVVSILVKDKAKERLPITGANFTDDIQDILGNPEIDIVLEAIVGEEPAYTYLSDAIEKGCHIITANKKMFAKHGPALRKHAEFRNVQVGFEATTAGGVPIIRTVTNLLVGDRIKRIQGILNGTSNFILTKMRDEGSSFKEALLHAQQNGYAEADPADDVDGTDAFRKLMILSALAFGRQPDWEDVPVVGIDHLESIDINDATKGDLRYRHVADIWKDEKGKLQATVGPVLIGADHPLFSIDGVDNAVIVNTEYLGPLTLVGPGAGMYPTGSAMVADLLHIIRQHEAVLVPN; from the coding sequence ATGCCGTCAATTAAAGTGGCCATACTCGGTTTTGGTACGGTCGGTGAAGGTGTTTATAGAATCCTGCAAGAGAAGCGGGAAGAAATTAAAAAGAGCACTGGTTTCACCGTTGATGTCGTATCCATCCTTGTAAAAGACAAGGCGAAAGAACGCCTGCCGATAACAGGCGCAAATTTTACAGATGATATTCAGGATATATTAGGGAACCCTGAAATCGATATCGTTCTTGAAGCGATTGTCGGGGAAGAACCTGCTTATACGTATTTGTCGGATGCGATTGAGAAAGGGTGCCACATCATAACTGCGAACAAAAAAATGTTTGCAAAACACGGACCTGCGTTAAGGAAACATGCCGAATTTCGGAACGTGCAAGTCGGGTTCGAAGCGACGACTGCTGGCGGGGTGCCAATCATCCGGACTGTGACCAATCTGCTGGTAGGCGACCGGATTAAACGGATCCAAGGCATTTTAAATGGGACGTCAAATTTCATTTTGACGAAAATGCGCGATGAGGGGTCTTCATTCAAAGAAGCACTGTTACATGCACAGCAAAATGGTTACGCGGAAGCAGACCCTGCAGATGATGTGGATGGCACGGATGCTTTCCGTAAACTGATGATTTTGAGCGCGCTCGCTTTCGGCAGGCAGCCTGACTGGGAAGACGTTCCTGTCGTCGGAATCGATCATCTCGAATCAATTGATATCAATGATGCAACCAAAGGCGATCTCCGTTATCGTCACGTGGCAGATATTTGGAAGGATGAAAAAGGGAAGCTGCAGGCGACGGTAGGACCTGTCCTAATTGGAGCGGATCACCCGCTTTTCAGTATTGACGGTGTCGACAATGCCGTCATCGTAAATACCGAATATCTCGGACCATTGACGTTGGTTGGCCCGGGTGCAGGAATGTATCCGACAGGAAGCGCGATGGTTGCGGACTTGCTGCATATCATTCGCCAACACGAAGCAGTCCTGGTGCCAAATTAA
- a CDS encoding glycine betaine uptake BCCT transporter, protein MRKISNVFYITIGLIILAVGYGVIAAESFETVTNSIKSFVSSSFGWYYMLLLSFLLVLSLFFIFSPFGKVRLGQDEDRASFSTITWIAMLFSAGMGIGLVFYGAAEPLSHYAINPATAEPNTDAAFKEAMRQTFFHWGLHVWAMYGIVGLALAYFQFRKGEPGLISATLKPIFGKKMEGPWGVLVDVLAVFATAFGVATSLGFGAVQINAGVNYLFGVSIGFTSQLIIIAVVTVLFVMSAWSGLSKGIKYLSNTNLVLALALLGFVLILGPTLLIFNVFTDSIGGYLANLVSMSFRTAPLNDTHRDWLEGWTIFYWAWWISWAPFVSMFIARVSKGRTIREFMVVVMLAPTVLSAIWFSAFGTTAINMQRKGIADLAKTDTELTIFEMFHAMPLSFIISIVAVLLIASFFITSADSATFVLGMQSTYGSLTPPNSVKIIWGVIQSAIAIILLSVNGLTALQNTIIIAALPFSFIILLMIFSLLKALKSELPKSERPRRRKAKDTI, encoded by the coding sequence ATGCGAAAAATATCAAATGTGTTTTATATAACAATCGGCCTGATTATATTGGCTGTTGGATATGGAGTGATTGCGGCGGAGAGTTTTGAAACCGTCACAAATTCCATCAAATCCTTCGTATCATCTTCATTCGGATGGTATTACATGCTCCTGCTCTCATTCCTGCTTGTGCTTAGCCTTTTCTTCATTTTTAGCCCATTCGGCAAAGTGCGATTAGGACAAGATGAAGACCGTGCATCGTTTTCGACAATCACTTGGATTGCCATGCTATTTTCTGCAGGGATGGGAATCGGGTTAGTCTTCTACGGGGCAGCAGAACCGCTATCCCACTATGCCATTAATCCCGCAACGGCCGAGCCGAATACAGATGCTGCATTTAAAGAAGCAATGCGACAAACATTCTTCCATTGGGGATTGCATGTATGGGCCATGTACGGGATCGTCGGACTTGCTCTTGCGTATTTCCAATTCCGTAAAGGAGAGCCAGGTTTAATTTCAGCAACATTGAAGCCGATTTTCGGTAAAAAAATGGAGGGGCCATGGGGCGTACTCGTAGATGTACTTGCCGTATTTGCAACAGCTTTTGGCGTTGCCACTTCTCTCGGCTTCGGTGCTGTTCAAATTAACGCAGGCGTGAATTATCTATTTGGCGTTTCAATCGGATTCACTTCACAACTGATCATTATTGCGGTCGTGACAGTCCTCTTTGTCATGTCTGCGTGGTCGGGGCTTAGCAAAGGAATCAAATATTTGTCAAACACAAATCTAGTTCTTGCGCTCGCCTTATTAGGTTTCGTCCTCATCTTAGGGCCGACATTGCTCATCTTCAATGTTTTTACCGATTCTATTGGAGGCTATCTCGCCAACCTCGTTTCGATGAGTTTCCGGACTGCACCGTTGAATGACACTCATCGTGACTGGCTGGAAGGTTGGACGATCTTCTATTGGGCTTGGTGGATTTCCTGGGCACCATTCGTCAGCATGTTCATCGCGAGGGTATCAAAGGGCAGGACAATTAGAGAGTTCATGGTCGTTGTCATGTTAGCACCAACCGTTCTGAGCGCTATCTGGTTTTCAGCTTTCGGAACGACTGCCATCAACATGCAACGTAAAGGGATTGCAGACTTAGCGAAAACAGACACTGAATTGACGATATTTGAAATGTTCCATGCGATGCCTTTGTCGTTCATTATTTCCATTGTCGCAGTTCTGTTAATTGCATCGTTTTTCATCACTTCCGCGGATTCAGCGACATTTGTGTTAGGCATGCAGTCCACATACGGTTCATTGACCCCGCCGAATAGCGTAAAAATCATTTGGGGCGTCATCCAGTCTGCAATTGCTATCATATTGCTGTCTGTAAATGGATTGACTGCACTGCAAAACACGATCATCATTGCCGCTCTGCCGTTTTCCTTCATCATTTTGCTGATGATTTTCTCACTACTCAAAGCGTTGAAGAGCGAACTGCCTAAGAGTGAACGGCCGAGGAGAAGAAAAGCGAAAGATACCATTTAA
- a CDS encoding excisionase family DNA-binding protein, translating into MYMTIEETAEYLSMPVEQVRKYVWEGRIRSVHDGEQFFINQNQFSEYFNQLETLKRQIDDYFNEPLPPDRDIKDED; encoded by the coding sequence ATGTATATGACGATTGAAGAAACAGCAGAATATTTGAGTATGCCAGTCGAGCAAGTCCGGAAGTATGTATGGGAAGGACGCATCCGTTCCGTTCATGACGGCGAACAATTCTTCATTAATCAGAATCAATTCAGCGAGTATTTCAACCAGCTCGAGACGTTAAAAAGGCAAATCGACGACTATTTCAATGAACCGCTTCCACCCGACCGTGATATTAAGGATGAGGATTAA
- a CDS encoding DUF2512 family protein, with product MNEESNVNHGRSLLIKAILIFPVLWIVLTVFNGVSFWHSTILGFALLLISYLGDLMILPRVGNMTATIGDLALGFIVLWGGLNLLGYSESLGEAFLAGAIISVGEYFFHSWLLKTQYGNTYV from the coding sequence ATGAATGAGGAATCAAACGTTAACCATGGAAGGTCACTTCTTATCAAAGCAATTTTGATATTCCCTGTACTTTGGATTGTACTAACGGTATTCAATGGCGTCTCTTTTTGGCACTCCACTATTTTAGGTTTCGCTTTACTATTAATTTCTTACTTGGGAGATCTGATGATTCTACCAAGAGTAGGCAATATGACCGCGACGATTGGAGACTTGGCATTAGGATTTATTGTTTTATGGGGTGGCTTAAACTTGCTTGGATATTCGGAATCCTTGGGAGAAGCATTTTTGGCTGGAGCAATTATCTCTGTCGGGGAATACTTTTTTCACTCTTGGCTATTAAAAACGCAATACGGCAACACCTATGTATGA
- the ltrA gene encoding group II intron reverse transcriptase/maturase translates to MERQDGIDLIDRVVDINNLFNACKKVKANKGAPGIDEMTVDELFGHVAKYRTQLIRKLKDGSYEPLPVKRVEIPKLDGSMRKLGIPCVRDRMVQQAIYQVIGEIIDPHFSERSYGFRPKRNQHQAIKQSITYFEQGYRVVVDCDLKSYFDTINHQKLMEYLKEFINDKIVLKLIWKFLKSGILEGGLISPTEEGAPQGGVLSPILSNIYLNQLDKELERRGHKFVRFADDFCIYVKSRRAGERVLESIKRFLEHELKLTVNQEKSKVGSPVKLKFLGFCLHSTSKGVGCRPHQSAKSRFKSKLKRITKRNRPGRFDEIAKEINQVTVGWINYYGIGFMKSFIKSMAQWLNHRLRQLIWKRWKKIWTKYRQLRRLGIWHEEAWKVANSRKGYWRVSKSETLHKAIKAETLTKWGLKDLNHLYERRYLSY, encoded by the coding sequence ATGGAGCGACAGGATGGTATCGATTTGATTGATAGAGTAGTCGACATCAACAACCTCTTTAATGCCTGTAAGAAAGTGAAAGCAAATAAAGGGGCACCTGGTATCGATGAAATGACAGTAGATGAGCTATTTGGACATGTAGCCAAATACCGAACCCAGCTTATTAGAAAGCTTAAAGACGGTTCGTACGAACCTCTGCCAGTTAAACGTGTTGAAATTCCAAAGTTAGATGGTTCAATGCGAAAACTAGGCATCCCGTGTGTACGGGATCGAATGGTGCAACAAGCCATCTATCAAGTGATTGGTGAAATCATTGACCCTCATTTTTCTGAGAGGAGCTATGGTTTCCGTCCAAAACGGAACCAACATCAAGCCATTAAGCAATCCATCACATACTTTGAACAAGGATACAGAGTGGTAGTCGATTGTGATTTAAAAAGCTACTTCGACACTATTAACCATCAGAAGTTGATGGAGTATCTGAAAGAGTTCATAAACGATAAGATTGTCTTAAAGTTGATATGGAAGTTTCTAAAGAGCGGCATCCTAGAAGGTGGACTTATCAGTCCAACAGAGGAAGGTGCTCCGCAAGGTGGCGTACTTTCCCCGATTCTCAGCAATATCTATCTGAATCAATTAGATAAGGAACTCGAAAGACGAGGGCATAAATTCGTGCGATTTGCGGATGATTTCTGCATCTATGTGAAGAGCAGACGAGCAGGGGAACGTGTTTTGGAAAGCATTAAAAGGTTTCTGGAACATGAACTGAAGTTGACGGTGAACCAAGAAAAGAGCAAAGTGGGTTCGCCGGTCAAGCTTAAGTTCCTAGGTTTCTGTCTCCATTCCACATCTAAAGGTGTGGGATGTAGACCGCATCAATCCGCGAAAAGTCGATTCAAATCAAAATTAAAGAGAATCACCAAACGGAATCGCCCGGGTCGCTTTGATGAGATAGCCAAAGAAATCAACCAAGTGACAGTAGGTTGGATAAACTACTATGGAATTGGCTTTATGAAAAGTTTTATCAAATCCATGGCACAATGGCTGAACCATCGGTTACGACAATTGATATGGAAACGTTGGAAGAAGATATGGACAAAATATCGCCAGTTGCGAAGATTGGGAATTTGGCATGAAGAAGCTTGGAAAGTAGCGAATTCCCGGAAGGGATACTGGAGAGTCTCCAAAAGCGAAACGCTACATAAAGCAATCAAAGCAGAAACGCTCACCAAGTGGGGTCTGAAAGACCTGAATCACTTGTATGAGCGTCGATACTTAAGTTATTGA
- a CDS encoding QueT transporter family protein → MKVKTMATSGIIAALYVAVTFLIAPFGFTNIQFRLSEMFNHLVVFNKKYIVGVVLGVFIANMLFSELGPIDLLFGVGQSVLALSITILSGKFIKGLYRRMIFNTLVFTFTMFLIAWELNIMLELPFLLTWLFVAVGEFVVMAIGIPIMVALNKRLNFSKLI, encoded by the coding sequence ATGAAAGTAAAAACAATGGCAACAAGCGGTATTATCGCTGCGTTGTATGTTGCTGTGACGTTTTTGATAGCACCGTTCGGGTTCACTAACATCCAGTTCCGCTTATCGGAGATGTTCAATCACCTCGTTGTGTTCAATAAAAAATACATCGTCGGGGTCGTATTAGGCGTATTTATCGCCAATATGCTCTTCTCGGAATTGGGACCGATCGATCTCCTATTTGGTGTTGGCCAATCGGTACTCGCTCTATCAATTACAATCCTCTCCGGAAAGTTCATCAAAGGCCTCTACCGACGAATGATTTTTAATACATTGGTTTTCACTTTCACGATGTTCCTCATCGCATGGGAATTGAATATCATGCTAGAACTGCCTTTCTTGTTGACATGGCTTTTCGTTGCTGTTGGTGAATTTGTCGTCATGGCAATCGGCATTCCTATCATGGTTGCATTGAATAAACGACTTAATTTCAGCAAGCTCATATAG
- a CDS encoding SRPBCC family protein, protein MKWWPYISTADGIGAWFMPNDLEPVEGKEFTLQAGPWGESPCKVTEVQSPNRFSFDWGKDWQVHFQLKAIDGQTELTFIHAGWEEGKQTEFGESHDVVRPRMSEGWDGLLAKLKKTIESTAK, encoded by the coding sequence TTGAAATGGTGGCCGTATATTTCAACAGCTGATGGGATTGGAGCTTGGTTCATGCCGAACGATTTGGAACCGGTCGAAGGAAAAGAATTTACCTTACAAGCGGGACCATGGGGCGAATCGCCATGTAAAGTGACTGAAGTGCAATCACCGAACCGTTTCTCATTCGACTGGGGTAAGGATTGGCAAGTACATTTTCAATTGAAAGCAATCGATGGACAAACCGAGTTGACCTTTATTCATGCTGGTTGGGAGGAAGGGAAGCAGACGGAGTTCGGCGAATCGCATGACGTCGTTCGTCCTCGCATGTCCGAAGGCTGGGATGGGCTATTGGCGAAGCTGAAAAAAACGATCGAATCAACAGCTAAATAA
- a CDS encoding DMT family transporter — translation MSQRIAFIVVLLGAVLWGTTGTAQTFMPQTVHPLAVGASRLAVGGFTLLIIMLILRKIDFRNWPWKATLLSALAMAIFQYCFFTSIRLTGIAIGTVVAIGSAPMFSGLIEWLFLRIRPSKIWLTATSLAIVGCVLLFSNKEGLVVNPVGVSLSLFAGLLFAFYTLFNKEVLEKADAVASVAVIFSVSAIMLMPFLFIFETEGLVTLPGIATMIYLGIATTSVAYILFSTGLRHIPSSSAVTLSLAEPLTAAILSVLVVGERLDFVSWSGIALLLGGILVLTLSGRKEEAAIS, via the coding sequence TTGTCACAGCGCATTGCATTCATAGTTGTCTTATTAGGGGCGGTGCTTTGGGGAACGACAGGCACTGCACAAACATTCATGCCGCAAACCGTTCACCCACTGGCAGTCGGCGCCTCAAGACTTGCAGTCGGCGGTTTCACTTTGCTCATTATCATGCTTATTCTTCGGAAGATCGATTTTCGAAACTGGCCGTGGAAAGCGACGCTTCTTTCCGCACTGGCGATGGCAATCTTCCAATATTGTTTTTTTACGTCAATCCGGTTGACTGGAATCGCTATCGGGACCGTCGTAGCAATCGGAAGTGCACCGATGTTTTCCGGTCTAATCGAATGGCTATTCCTAAGAATACGCCCATCGAAAATATGGCTCACGGCAACTTCACTTGCTATCGTCGGATGTGTATTATTGTTTTCGAATAAAGAAGGGTTGGTCGTCAACCCGGTAGGCGTCTCGCTATCGTTATTCGCCGGACTTTTATTTGCCTTCTATACTTTGTTCAACAAAGAAGTATTAGAGAAAGCAGATGCGGTTGCCTCAGTTGCCGTCATCTTCTCAGTGAGCGCAATTATGCTGATGCCGTTTCTGTTCATCTTCGAAACGGAAGGGTTAGTAACCCTACCCGGTATAGCGACAATGATCTACCTCGGTATCGCGACGACAAGTGTGGCATATATTCTGTTTTCCACCGGGCTGCGGCACATCCCCTCATCATCCGCGGTTACGCTCTCGTTAGCAGAACCGCTCACTGCCGCGATTTTAAGCGTGCTCGTCGTAGGGGAAAGGTTGGATTTTGTTTCGTGGTCAGGAATCGCGCTCCTTTTAGGCGGAATCCTCGTTTTAACGCTTAGCGGACGAAAAGAAGAGGCTGCCATAAGCTAG
- a CDS encoding CPBP family intramembrane glutamic endopeptidase: MFKNDANQIRAGWLIFLAFFAMFITQQIFAIPGGVLLAIADFPFQDGNYDMDFQAAFDRHPWIFLLTQGGGTVGGMLATVLLWRFVNKGTLKELGFRGTLKDLGFGLLLGAVSIAIIFFILLASGNVALLNSFTKPEFTVYSLSFLVLFILVGFFEEMFFRGYVMSTLERRGNPKWLVYTASAVVFSLAHGTNPNVSVLGLINIALVGVLFAYMFDATKSLWLPIGYHITWNYFQGNVFGFAVSGTTPHGIYNVSVEEGNAWLTGGAFGLEGGLLATLLIILGFFATRLYVRMKAE, from the coding sequence TTGTTCAAAAACGATGCAAACCAAATTCGCGCTGGATGGCTCATCTTTTTGGCGTTCTTCGCGATGTTTATTACGCAGCAGATTTTTGCAATTCCGGGAGGAGTCCTGCTGGCGATTGCTGATTTCCCGTTTCAAGATGGAAATTATGATATGGACTTCCAAGCCGCATTCGACAGGCACCCGTGGATTTTCCTATTGACCCAAGGCGGCGGGACAGTCGGCGGAATGCTCGCTACTGTTTTGTTATGGCGTTTTGTCAATAAAGGGACGCTGAAAGAGTTGGGATTCAGGGGGACGTTGAAAGATTTAGGGTTCGGCCTCTTGCTCGGAGCAGTGTCGATCGCCATCATTTTCTTTATTCTATTGGCTTCCGGTAATGTGGCGTTGCTCAATTCATTCACGAAACCTGAGTTCACAGTGTACTCATTGTCATTTCTGGTACTTTTCATTCTTGTCGGCTTTTTTGAAGAGATGTTTTTCAGAGGATATGTCATGTCCACACTGGAACGACGTGGGAATCCGAAATGGCTTGTCTATACCGCCTCTGCTGTCGTGTTCAGTTTGGCGCACGGCACGAATCCGAATGTCAGCGTATTGGGCTTGATCAATATCGCATTGGTCGGCGTTTTATTCGCCTATATGTTTGACGCGACGAAGAGCTTGTGGCTTCCAATCGGCTATCATATTACATGGAACTACTTTCAAGGGAATGTTTTCGGATTTGCTGTTAGCGGAACGACCCCACACGGAATCTATAACGTCTCGGTGGAAGAAGGAAATGCATGGCTGACCGGCGGAGCGTTCGGATTGGAAGGCGGCCTATTAGCGACGTTGTTAATTATTCTAGGATTTTTTGCAACGAGGCTGTATGTGAGGATGAAGGCGGAGTAA